The Clostridiisalibacter paucivorans DSM 22131 sequence CAATCTCACCCATTACTGTCTTGATACATGTTTTCTTGAAACCTTTATTTCTATATATCTTCTTATCTCTTTCTTTCATTAGCTCATCATCTAGTTGATTAAGTAGCTCTGTGATTATTTCACATGCCTGACGGCAAACAAATTCATAAATCCTTTTCTCTAAATCCTTGAAATTTATATCCATTTCCTTTAAACTTATCTTATACATGTAATCACCTAACTTTCTAGTTTTCTTCGCAGATACTATTATATTGGATGATGCATGTATATGAAAGATGCCTTAAGGCATCTTTTTTATTTTTTGTCCTTTTTGCCTACTAAAATTATACTCTAAGAAAAATAAGATGCAAATTATTCTAATGCATCAATATTTTTCCCATTTTAAATCAAGTATTTATCTATCCGTTAAATGACATGCCACCATATGTCCTCCACCTATATCTTGCATTTGAGGTTCTACTTCAGCACATTTAGGCATGGCATTTTTGCATCTTGTTCTAAATCTACAACCTGAAGGAGGATTAAGAGGACTTGGCACATCTCCTTCTAATATTTCCCTCTGTTTAGTATCCATTAGCTCTGGATCTGGTATAGGTATAGCAGATAATAATGCCTGAGTATAAGGATGAGTTGGACGTTTATAAAGCTCATCACTATTTGCCACCTCTACTAATTTACCTAGATACATAACCCCTATTCTATCAGATATATGTTTAACCATAGATAAGTCATGGGCAATAAATAAATATGTCAATCCCATTTCTTTTTGTAAATCTTCCAACATATTTACTACCTGAGCCTGTATAGATACGTCTAATGCCGATATAGGTTCGTCACATATAATAAATTCAGGTTCCACAGCCAATGCCCTAGCTATACCAACACGTTGCCTTTGTCCCCCCGAAAACTCATGGGGATATCTACTGGCATGGTCTTTGGTAAGACCTACTCTCTCTAATATAGAGTATATTATCTCCTGTCTCTCCTTACCTGATGCCAATCCATGTATATCTAAAGGCTCTCCAACTATATCCGATACAGTCATTCTAGAATTTAGTGAAGCAAAGGGGTCTTGGAATATCATCTGTATCTTTTTCCTAAAGGGCAATAATTCCCTCTGACTCATTTTACCTAATTCCGCCCCATCAAATATGACCTCGCCATCAGTAACATCATACAGTCTTATTATAGTTCTCCCTGTAGTAGACTTACCACAACCAGATTCTCCAACAAGGCCAAAGGTTTCTCCCTTTTTTATGCTAAAACTTATATCATCTACAGCCCTTACAAAGTTAAGCTTATTTCCTAAGAATCCCTTTCTAACAGGAAAATACTTTTTTAAATTTTTTACTTCTAATAGTATATCGTTTTTAGTATCTGTATTTAAGGACATCTATTTAGCCCCCCTTTTTACACCGGTATCTAATTCAATTTTTGGTGCATCTTCATGTAATAACCAACACATAGTCCTTCTTCGTTCTCCAACTTCAAAATAAGGTGGTCTTTCCTTCAAACATATCTCCATCGCATAGGGACATCTAGCTGCAAATGGACAGCCTGTAGGAGGCTTCAATAAATCTGGTGGAGATCCTGCTATAGGTATAAGTCTTTGTCTCTCTCCTAAATCCAATCTTGGAATAGATTTTAATAATCCCATAGTATATGGATGTTTGGGATCGTAGAATATTTCTTCTGCTGACCCTTCTTCCATTATAAGTCCACCATACATAACCACTATTCTGGAACATACATCAGCAACTACTCCCAAATCATGGGTGATAAGTATGATAGATGTATTTACCTTATCCTTTAAATCTTTCATAAGTTCCAATATCTGAGCCTGAATCGTAACATCCAATGCAGTCGTGGGCTCATCTGCTATTAGCAAATCTGGTTGACAAGACAGTGCTATGGCTATCATTGCTCTCTGTCTCATACCTCCACTGAATTCATGAGGATAGTTATCTATCCTGTCTTCCGGAGAGGGAATACCAACTAGTTCTAGCATCTCAATAGCCTTTTTTCGGGCTTCCTTTTTATTTAGCTTCTGATGCCTCATTATGGCTTCCATAATTTGATTTCCAACTTTATAAACTGGGTTCAATGATGTCATAGGATCTTGAAATATCATTGCTATCTCATTACCCCTTATATTCATCATTTTCTTAGGAGATTTTTCAACTAAATCTTCACCCTTAAATATTATTTTCCCATTCTTTATCTTTCCAGGATCATCTATAAGTTTCATCAAAGATAGAGAAGTTACACTCTTTCCACTTCCTGATTCTCCAACTATCCCCAATGCTTCTCCTTTATCTAAAGAAAATCCAACTCCTCTTACCGCTTGAACTTCTCCCATATGGGTATAAAATGAAGTCTGTAAATCTTTAACCTCTAATAATTTATCTGACAAAGTTATTCACCTCTTTTCCTAATAACTACTTACGCAATCTTGGATCTAATGCGTCTCTCAAACCATCACCTAAAAAGTTAAATGCAAGCATAGTTATACAAATAGCAATAGATGGTGCCAATAACTGATATGCATATGATCTCAATCCACCTAATGCATCACTGGCCAATGTACCCCATGACGCCATAGGTGCCGATACACCAAGTCCTATAAAACTCAAAAATGATTCAGTAAATATAGCGTTAGGTATCATCATAGTAAGGGAAACAACAACTGGTCCCAATGTATTTGGAATAAGATGTCTAGTAAGGATTCTCCATGTACTTGCACCTAATGTTCTAGCCGCCAAAACAAACTCCTGTCCCTTTAGGCTCAGCACTTGCCCCCTAACTATACGGGCCATCCTAACCCAATATACCAGACCCATAGTTAAAATTATAGTTTTAAGTCCCGGTCCTATAACAACCATCAATAAAATTACATATAGTATCAATGGTACAGTATTTATAATATCAACAATACGCATCATAATATTGTCTACTCTTCCACCAAAATATCCTGATATTCCTCCATAAAAAACTCCTATAAAGAAATTAACCAATGTAGCAACTACTGCAACAGCCAAAGATATTCTAGCTCCGTAAAGTACCCTCACAAATAGATCTCTACCATGAGAATCACTACCAAGCCAGTATGTCTTATTGAAGACCTTCTTAGCAGGTTCTACAACATTCCCATCTACTTTTAATTCATAATCTTTAGTTATCTCTGGATTTTTAAGTCTTTCCCTTGCTAAACTATAATCAAGAACAACCTCTTTCCCATCTATATTGTAAGTTCTATATAATTTAGCCATATTATCTTCTTCGGGATCTAATTTAGCTATAAGCTCTCCATTACCACTTACTTCATAGAGCATATATTCATTGTGTATATATACAAATTTATCCTCTGAGATTTTATATATTTGGAATCTATGAGGTATATTTGCCATATCTAACCTTTGTTCTTCATATCCATATTTAGAAAACATGGGACCGAATACAGCCATCATTAAAATAATTATAACAGCAATTAATCCTATCATAGCCAGTTTATTTTTCTTAAGCCTTCTCCATGCATCTTGCCAATAAGTAAGACTAGGTCTTACTATTTTTTCTTTTTCTTTTTCTTCCTTAGGAACCCGCTGCCACAAGTCCTTTGGTATTTCCTTAATCTCAGCCATGAACTAAACCTCCTTTAATCATCAAATTTGATTCTTGGGTCTATTAGAACATATATAACATCTACTAATAATATCATAAGTATTAAAAATGCAGCGTAGAATATTGTTACTCCCATTATTACTGTATAATCTCTGTTTGTAACACTTTCAACAAAATATTTACCCATTCCAGGTATCGCAAATATCCTTTCAACAACAAAGGATCCAGTAAGTATTGCTGCAATCATAGGTCCCAAGTAAGTAACCACTGGTATTAATGCATTTTTAAGGGCATGTTTACCTATAACTACAAACTCTGATAACCCTTTCGCCCTTGCTGTTCTTATATAATCCTGTCTCATAACTTCTAGCATAGAAGACCTAACCAATCTAGCAACAAATGCCAATGAAAATCCACCTAGCGCAATCACAGGTCCAATATAATATTTAGGGCCTTCTAATCCATGGGAAGGTAATATTCCTAGTTTGGAACTAAATATATATATTATAAGTGTGGCCATTACGAAACTTGGAATTGTAACTCCCAATGTTGCTACAATTGTAACCACATAATCCTGCCATTTATTTTGTTTCAATGCAGAAATAATGCCCAGGGGTATTCCTAAAATAATTATCCCCAATACAGACAATCCTCCAATCTTAGCCGACACAGGTAACCCCTTCCATATAAGGTCTGTAACTTGAACTCCTTGTTTTTGGAATGAAGGTCCAAAATCCAGTGTTAGAACTCCCTTCAAATAATCAATATACTGCATATATACAGGCTGATCAATCTTATACTTTTTCTCTAAAGCCTCAATTACAGCTGGTGGTAAAGGTTTCTCCCTAGTAAATGGTCCACCAGGAATAGCATGCATTAAAAAGAAAGTAATAGTTATAACTATAAATAAAGTAAGTATCATAGAAATAAGTCTTTTGGTTAAAAATCTACCCATAACATACACTCCTTTCACATAAATTAAAATAAAATAAAAATTTTAAAATAAATTCTTTTTGTAATACTTTATTGAGACTTTAATATTTAATCAGCTCTTTGAATAAATAACTAGGATTGGTTAAAAAGAAAGAGTGGGTTTTGAATCTTGTAATTGTAAGACAATTTTGAAGGTTCTTCTCCTCTTTAAAAGCTATATTAAAATACTAGCACAATATGTTTTTTTACTCAATGAATTTTTAACTCTCTCAACTTTAAATATTTGTAACATTTCCCTCAAGTCTTTAATTTACTAAAGTGTAGCCTTCTTAGATACGCACACAGTTGTTTATATAGTTAGAACATATTTTTTAAATTTTTGTAATAATATTCACTTTGTAAATATATACCATGTATTTTTTTACATGATTTAGAAGTTTTTTTGATTTTAAAATATCTTTATGATAGAATATTTTAAAATCAATATAAGATTATATACTCTAGGGGTGCTTTTTAAAGCTGAGAGAGAAATTGTGTTTCTCAACCCTTTAAACCTGAACTGGTTAATCCCAGCGTAGGAAAGAGTTTTATTTAAAAATTATTTTAAGTGAAGCGTAGTCCTACATTTGGACTACGCTTTAATTTCATCTATTTATAAATTTAGGGGGAATATTTATGATTAAAAATTGGCATGTGTATTTGGTTACAGAAGAAAAATTTTCATCTAAAAGCACTATAGAAGTAGTAAAAGAAGCCATAAAAGGAGGGGTAGATGTAATACAACTAAGGGACAAAAATTTAAATATGCGTGAAAGATATGAAATTGGAAAAGCAATAAAAAAATTGGCCCACGATGCAGGAGTAGACTTTATAGTTAACAATGATGTAGACTTGGCCATGGCCTTAGATGCCGATGGTATACATATTGGTCAAGAGGATCTACCCATTGAAGTAGTTAGAAAGCTTATGGGTAAAGACAAGATAATTGGTGTTTCTGTTTCTAATTTAGAAGAAATATATGAAGCTCAAGAAAAAGGTGCAGATTATATAGGTGTGGGTGCTATTTTTGATACCAACTCCAAAGATGTAAAAAAAGAAAATTCCAATCTAGGATTAAACATGCTCCGTATGGCAAAAGAAAAAGGCAGACTACCTATTATAGCAATAGGAGGCATAAATCATGATAACGCAGGCAAAGTTATAACATCAGGAGCCGATTGTATATCAGTAATAAGTGCCATCGCCTCTTCAAGAGATATAGAAAAGTCAACTGCACTTTTAAAAGAAATAATCATAAAATCAAAGGAGTATAAAAATGAATGATCTTATCTATAAAATCAGAAAAGAAAAACCTCTAATTCATCACATAACCAATGAAGTTACCACAAATGATTTAGCTAATATCACATTATATTGGGGTGGACTTCCGGTAATGGCAAATTATAAAGAAGAAGTAGAAGAAATGGTTTCTATGTCTCAAGGACTATTACTCAATATAGGAATATTACATCCCGACCAAGTAGAAGCCATGATAAGGGCTGGAAAAAAAGCCAACCAACTTAACATTCCCGTAATTCTAGACCCTGTAGGGGTTGGTGCCACCAAACTAAGAACAAAAACAGCAAAACGGATTCTCAATGAGATACATGTATCAGCTATAAAAGGTAACCAAGGTGAAATAGTTACCCTTGCAGGTGAAGAAGGCAATATGAAAGGTGTAGAGTCTATAGGTGAATATAGAGATATCATTCCCCTTAGCAAGAAATTGGCATTAAATTATGACACAATTGTAGTTATATCTGGTAAGGAAGATATTATTACCGATGGTAAATTTGTATATAAAGTATTCAATGGACATCCATTTATGGGAAATGTAGTGGGAACTGGATGTATGCTGGGTAGTACCTTAGCTTGTTTTTTAGCTGTATCAAGTGATCCATTAAAAGGGGCTGTCTATGGAGTTACGTCTTATTGTATAGCAGGAGAAATAGCTGCAAAGGGAGTAAATGGTCCTGCAAGTTATAAGATATCCTTTTTAGATACCATATATAATCTAGATGATAAGACAGTTTCTTTAAAAGAAAAGATAGAACAAGTTGGTAGTTAGTAGTTCATAGTCCGTAGTCAGAGAACCCAAATCATAATAAAGATTTGGGCTCTCTACTTGTATCATTGACTACGGACTATACATAAATATATAAAAAGGAAGGATATAATGAATATTTTAGTTACAAATGATGATGGCATAGACCATTTGGGAATAAAAATATTAGTTAGTGAATTGTCTAAAAAACATAATATATTTGTTGCAGCCCCAAACACTCAGTGTTCAGGATTAAGTGGTGCTGTGACATTTTACAATTACATTAGAGTAGAAAAATATCCTCTGGATGTAGGTGAAAAGTCTTCATACAAAATACATGGTACTCCTGCAGATTGTGTAATCATAGGGTTAGATGAATTAGTAAAAAATGTAGATTTAGTCATATCTGGATTAAATGATGAACCAAATGTAGGAGATGATACTAGACTTTCTGGCACATTGGGTGCATGTATAGAATCAGTCTTTTCTTCCACACCTGCAATAGCATTTTCTATGGATTATGGTCAAGACAATATTGTGCAAGAAACTGCAATATTTTTCATAAAAAAAATAGTCGATTTTGTAGAAAAAAATCCACTACCTGAAGGTATATATTTAAATGTAAATATCCCTAATAAGCCTATCTCTTCTATTAAAGGTATAAAAATTACCAGATTAGGTAGAAGACGTTATAAAAACAGAGTAAATCTAGCAGATGACAATATAAAAAATGTATATAAAATTTATGGTCAATTAATTAAAGAATATGAAACAAATACAGATTCATGGGCATTAGACAATGACTATGTCTCCATAACACCATTTAAAATTGACAATACAGATTACGACAATATTGATTATTTTAAGGTTTTATCTGATAATTAAAAACAGTTAGTAGTTCGTAGTTCGTAGTTGATAGTAAAAAACTACGGTTCTCATCATTAAACTACTAACTATTAACTACTAGCCACTAACTAATAACACTAACCTAACTCATCTTTTCTCTTAGCATTTTATTTACCATCTGAGGATTTGCCTTACCCCTAGTAGCTTTCATTACTTGACCTACTAAGAAGCCCAATGCCCTATCTTTTCCATTATTATAGTCCTCAATAGACTGGGGATTTTTATCCAATACTTCATCTACTATTTTGTTCAATTCATCTTCATCATTTATCTGAATAAGACCCTTTTCTTTCACTACAGTATTAGGATCCTTACCTTCTTCAAACATTGTTCTCAATACCTTTTTACCTATATTATTACTTATCTTTCCTTCATTTATTAGATTTATTAAATCAGCTAAATCTTTAGCAGTAAATCTCAAATCCTCTATATCTATGTCTTCATCTTTAACCCTTCTCAATACGTCACCCATTATCCAATTACTCACTTGTTTAGGGTCTTTAGAATATTTTACTGTCTCCTCATAAAAATCTGCCAATGCCTTAGTAGCAGTAAGAACTTTGGCATCATATACGGGTATATCATATTCACTAACAAACCTGTCCTTCTTGATATGGGGTAATTCTGGCAAATTGTCCCTTATTTCTTTTATCCAATTATCCTCTATTTCCATTCCAACTATATCGGGTTCAGGAAAATATCTATAATCTGCAACCCCTTCTTTTACCCTCATAACAATGGTCTCATTTTTCATATCGTCCCATCTTCTAGTCTCTCTTATGGCATCCTTACCTGCCTTTAGTAATGCTATATGCCTATTGGTTTCGTAGTCTATAGCCTTAGCTACAGCCTTAAAAGAGTTAAGATTCTTCACCTCTGTAACTGTAGTCTTTATATCTTTATCTTCATCGATTACATTTACATTTACATCACATCTTAAAGAGCCTTCTTCCATTTTACAATCAGACACCTCTATATATTTCAATATGGATTTTAGATTTTCTAAAAATGCCTGGGCCTCTTCTCCTGAATTTATATCAGGCTCTGTAACAATCTCTATAAGTGGTACACCACTCCTATTATAATCAAGCAGTGAGCCACCATCATTGGAATGTATAGACTTACCTGTGTCCTCTTCTATATGTATCCTTATAAGTCTAACCTTTTTAGTGCCTTCTTCTGTATCTATTTCCACATATCCCTTTTCACATAGAGGCATATCATATTGAGAAATCTGATATCCTTTAACTAAATCTGGATAAAAATAGTTTTTCCTATCCATTTTAGTCTCCTTTGCAATATTACAATTAAATGCCAACCCTGCCCTTATACCAAATTCTAATACCCTCTTGTTTAATACAGGTAAAGTTCCAGGAAGTCCTAGGCATATAGGACAACAATTAGTATTGGAATCTCCTCCAAATTCTACTTTACAATCACAAAATACCTTTGATTCAGTCATTAACTCTGAATGTATCTCCAATCCCACTATAGTCTTATAACTCACTATCTTCACCTCCTATTGCTGGTAGTCCTATGGATTCACTATTTTTTTCATAATTATATGCTACCTTTAATATCTTAGATTCATCAAAAACATTTCCTATTATCTGCATACCAACAGGCAAGCCATTCACCATGCCGCATGGAATAGATACTGATGGTATTCCTGCAAGGTTTATGCATACAGTGAGCACATCAGACATGTACATAGACATAGGATCATCGGCTTTTTCTCCTACTTTAAAAGGTAATATAGGAGATGTAGGACTTACAATTACATCATATTTTTTAAAGACATTTTCAAAATCGTTTTTTATTAATGTCCTTACCTTTTGGGCCCTTTTATAATAAGCATCGTAATATCCAGAGCTCAAACAATAAGTACCTACCATAATTCTTCTTTTTACTTCCTCTCCAAAACCTTCACTTCTAGTCTTTATAAATAATTCTTCTATGCTTTGGAACTCCTCCGCTCTCTTTCCATACCTTACTCCATCAAATCTTGCAAGGTTTGAACTGGCCTCTGCAGGGGCAATAATATAATATGTTGCCAATCCATAGTCAGTATATGGCAATGAAACCTCTTCTACCTCTGCTCCTAATCCTTCCAACACCTTTACTGCCTCCAACACCTTAGCCTTTATTTCTTCATTTATTCCTTGTGCAAAATATTCTTTAGGCAATGCTATCTTCATACCCTTTATATCGCCCTTTATAGACGATAAATAGTCTTCCTTTTCCTTACCTACAGATGTGCTGTCTTTAACATCATGTCCTGTTATTGCGTCTAGTACCACGGCACAATCTTCAACGTTTCTAGTCAATGGTCCTATTTGATCCAAAGATGAAGCAAATGCCACTAGTCCATATCTAGATATCAATCCATATGTAGGTTTAAGCCCTACAATACCACAGAAAGAAGCAGGCTGTCTTATGGAACCACCTGTAGATGAACCCAATGCATAGGGGATTTGGCCCGCTGCAACTGCCGCTGCCGATCCACCACTGGAGCCACCTGGTACCCTATCTAAAGCCCATGGATTTTTAGTAGTCTTAAATGTAGAATTTTCAGTAGATGAACCCATGGCAAATTCATCCATATTAGTCTTACCAACAATTATAGCCCCTTGGGCCTTTAATTTTTTTATTATTGTAGCATCATATGGTGGTACAAAATTTTCAAGTATTTTTGATGCACAAGTAGTCTTTATGCCCTTTGTGGCAATATTGTCCTTTATAGCCACTGGTACACCTGCTAATGGTGGCAACTCTTCACCATTTGATATTTTCCTATCTATTTCCCTAGCTTCTTCGACAATTTCTTCTCTATTCCTCAATGTGATAAAACTCGACACTTTATCTTCCAACTCTTCTAGCCTATCAAGATATTTACTAACTAATTCTTCAGAGGATATTTCTTTATTTCTCAACATATTCCCCATTTCACTTATAGACAATCTATATATATCCAAATCTTTTCACCTCACTAGAAATTATTCCAATATATTTGGTAATTTAAAATAACCATTCTCATCTTCAGGGGCATTTTTAAGTGCATCTTTCCTGTCTAAAGATTCTCCTGCCACATCTTCCCTCATAACATTCTTTATAGGATGTACATGATATGTAGGCTCTACCTCATCAGTATTTACTTCCTCTAATTTTTCAACATATTTAAGTATAGCATCAAACTTTTCAGTAAAATCCTCTATCTCATTATCATGAAATTCCAATCTTGCCAATTTAGCCACATGCCTTACATCATCACTACTTATAGACATAATTTTCCCTCCTTCTTTTAGTTCTTAGTTCTTAGCTCTTAGCTCTTAGTTCTTAGTATACTGATATGAACTAACTCTCCCCTACAATAATACAACATCTAAACACCACTATCAACTGCCTATAATCTCATTAAACCTTTCTCCATCCATTATTTCTACACCTAACTTTTCAGCCTTGGCCACCTTTGAGCCAGGATTTTCTCCAACTATTACATAATCTGTTTTTTTACTTACACTTCCCGTTACCTTTCCACCCATTTTAATAACTACTTCTTTGGCTTCATTTCTACTTATTCCTTCTAAAGTACCAGTAATAACTACTGTTTTCCCGCTAAATACGGTATCCTCATCTATATCCTCGTCTTCATGATGAAGATTAACTCCCAATGATAATAATTTATCTATACTATTCATTATCACTTCATCACTGAAAAATTCTACTATTTCAGCCGCCACTATATTACCTATATCCTGTATTTCAATAAGTTCTTCAAACTTTGCCCTCTTCAAGTTATTCAAAGATTTAAATCTATTAGCCAAATCATTGGCCGTCTTCTTACCCACATTGGGAATTCCCAATGCATATATAAATGCACTTAATGTACAGTCTTTACTATCCTCTATGGCATTTAGTAAATTTTGGGCCTTCTTTTCCCCGAATCTATCTAGTTCTATTAATTCTTCAAATTTCAACTCATATAGTTGAGGAATATCCTTCAATTCCAGTTCTTCAAACAATTGCTCTGCAGTCTTTTCACTGAACCCTTCTATATTCATAGCATCTCTACTGGCAAAATGGACTAGTCTCGATACCAATTGTGGCTTACACGACATGGAGTTTGGACAGAATATATGGACTCCTTCTTGTATTAATTCAGTACCGCATGCAGGACAATGGGTAGGCTTTTCTATTTCAGTATGTTCTTCAGTATCATCATCCACTACGCCCATTATCTCAGGTATTACATCATTTGACCTTCTAAGCCATACCTTTTTCCCTATGGCAACATTTTTTCGCTGTATATCATCCCAATTATTTAGTGTAGCCCTCTGTACTGTAACGCCTCCTATATCCACAGGTTCTAATATGGAGCTGGGTGTAACCTTTCCTGTCCTTCCAACATTCCAAATCACCCCTATAAGTTTAGTAGTTACTTCCTCTGCCTTAAACTTATAGGCAATAGCCCATCTAGGGAATTTTTGAGTATAACCCAATACTTCTCTAGTCCTCATATCATTTATCTTTATTACCAAGCCATCGGTAAGTACATCTAGTTCATTTCTATATTCCCGAACTCTTTCAATTTCCTCCACCAAAGTATCCATATCTTTAAATGTCTTTATATAATCATTTGTAGGAAGCCTGTTTTCCTTTAAAAAATCCATCATATCCAAATGAGTAGAAAACACCTTTCCTTCTATATAACCTACATTATAAAAATATCCTATCAAATTACGACTTGCTGTTACCTTAGGATTTAGATTTCTTAATGCACCTGCCGCTGCATTTCTAGCATTTTTAAGGGGTTCCTCTGCATCTTCATTATACTTTTCCAATGCAGATAGAGGCATAAGACCCTCTCCCTGTATCTCTATCTTTCCTTTAAAGGGAATGTCCAAAGGTATATTCTTTATAGTCCTTATTTGGGGTAATATCTCCTCTCCTATTTCTCCATTTCCCCTTGTAGCCCCTTGAATTAGATTTCCATTATCATATGTGAGATTTATTGTTAGTCCATCAAATTTATATTCCATTACATATGTGGGATTAGGTAATTTATCATCATTTAATCTATTATAATCTGATATAAGCTTCTTTACTCTAGTATCCCAATTCTTTAATTCTTCAATACTTTGGGATTTACCTAAGCTCCATAATGGAGCTATATGTCTATGCTTTTGGAATTTTGATAATACTTCTCCTCCTACACGCTGAGTAGGAGAATTGGGTAAAATTTCACTAGTTTCATTTTCAAGTTCAATAAGCTCATCATACAACTTATCATACTCGCTATCAGTAACCTTAGGATCATCTAATGTATAATAGTAATAATTTAATTCATTTAATTTAGCTACTAATTCTTCCATTCTTGAAAGTTTATCCAATAATACTCACCCCTTTAATCCAAAAGTTCTATAGGTGCCATAGACAACAATAAATTCTTTACTCCCTGTCCCTCAAATGCTATGGAC is a genomic window containing:
- a CDS encoding UPF0236 family transposase-like protein, translating into MYKISLKEMDINFKDLEKRIYEFVCRQACEIITELLNQLDDELMKERDKKIYRNKGFKKTCIKTVMGEI
- a CDS encoding ABC transporter ATP-binding protein; the protein is MSLNTDTKNDILLEVKNLKKYFPVRKGFLGNKLNFVRAVDDISFSIKKGETFGLVGESGCGKSTTGRTIIRLYDVTDGEVIFDGAELGKMSQRELLPFRKKIQMIFQDPFASLNSRMTVSDIVGEPLDIHGLASGKERQEIIYSILERVGLTKDHASRYPHEFSGGQRQRVGIARALAVEPEFIICDEPISALDVSIQAQVVNMLEDLQKEMGLTYLFIAHDLSMVKHISDRIGVMYLGKLVEVANSDELYKRPTHPYTQALLSAIPIPDPELMDTKQREILEGDVPSPLNPPSGCRFRTRCKNAMPKCAEVEPQMQDIGGGHMVACHLTDR
- the thiM gene encoding hydroxyethylthiazole kinase, whose protein sequence is MNDLIYKIRKEKPLIHHITNEVTTNDLANITLYWGGLPVMANYKEEVEEMVSMSQGLLLNIGILHPDQVEAMIRAGKKANQLNIPVILDPVGVGATKLRTKTAKRILNEIHVSAIKGNQGEIVTLAGEEGNMKGVESIGEYRDIIPLSKKLALNYDTIVVISGKEDIITDGKFVYKVFNGHPFMGNVVGTGCMLGSTLACFLAVSSDPLKGAVYGVTSYCIAGEIAAKGVNGPASYKISFLDTIYNLDDKTVSLKEKIEQVGS
- the thiE gene encoding thiamine phosphate synthase; translated protein: MIKNWHVYLVTEEKFSSKSTIEVVKEAIKGGVDVIQLRDKNLNMRERYEIGKAIKKLAHDAGVDFIVNNDVDLAMALDADGIHIGQEDLPIEVVRKLMGKDKIIGVSVSNLEEIYEAQEKGADYIGVGAIFDTNSKDVKKENSNLGLNMLRMAKEKGRLPIIAIGGINHDNAGKVITSGADCISVISAIASSRDIEKSTALLKEIIIKSKEYKNE
- a CDS encoding ABC transporter ATP-binding protein, translated to MTLSDKLLEVKDLQTSFYTHMGEVQAVRGVGFSLDKGEALGIVGESGSGKSVTSLSLMKLIDDPGKIKNGKIIFKGEDLVEKSPKKMMNIRGNEIAMIFQDPMTSLNPVYKVGNQIMEAIMRHQKLNKKEARKKAIEMLELVGIPSPEDRIDNYPHEFSGGMRQRAMIAIALSCQPDLLIADEPTTALDVTIQAQILELMKDLKDKVNTSIILITHDLGVVADVCSRIVVMYGGLIMEEGSAEEIFYDPKHPYTMGLLKSIPRLDLGERQRLIPIAGSPPDLLKPPTGCPFAARCPYAMEICLKERPPYFEVGERRRTMCWLLHEDAPKIELDTGVKRGAK
- a CDS encoding ABC transporter permease; this translates as MAEIKEIPKDLWQRVPKEEKEKEKIVRPSLTYWQDAWRRLKKNKLAMIGLIAVIIILMMAVFGPMFSKYGYEEQRLDMANIPHRFQIYKISEDKFVYIHNEYMLYEVSGNGELIAKLDPEEDNMAKLYRTYNIDGKEVVLDYSLARERLKNPEITKDYELKVDGNVVEPAKKVFNKTYWLGSDSHGRDLFVRVLYGARISLAVAVVATLVNFFIGVFYGGISGYFGGRVDNIMMRIVDIINTVPLILYVILLMVVIGPGLKTIILTMGLVYWVRMARIVRGQVLSLKGQEFVLAARTLGASTWRILTRHLIPNTLGPVVVSLTMMIPNAIFTESFLSFIGLGVSAPMASWGTLASDALGGLRSYAYQLLAPSIAICITMLAFNFLGDGLRDALDPRLRK
- a CDS encoding ABC transporter permease, which codes for MGRFLTKRLISMILTLFIVITITFFLMHAIPGGPFTREKPLPPAVIEALEKKYKIDQPVYMQYIDYLKGVLTLDFGPSFQKQGVQVTDLIWKGLPVSAKIGGLSVLGIIILGIPLGIISALKQNKWQDYVVTIVATLGVTIPSFVMATLIIYIFSSKLGILPSHGLEGPKYYIGPVIALGGFSLAFVARLVRSSMLEVMRQDYIRTARAKGLSEFVVIGKHALKNALIPVVTYLGPMIAAILTGSFVVERIFAIPGMGKYFVESVTNRDYTVIMGVTIFYAAFLILMILLVDVIYVLIDPRIKFDD
- the surE gene encoding 5'/3'-nucleotidase SurE, with amino-acid sequence MNILVTNDDGIDHLGIKILVSELSKKHNIFVAAPNTQCSGLSGAVTFYNYIRVEKYPLDVGEKSSYKIHGTPADCVIIGLDELVKNVDLVISGLNDEPNVGDDTRLSGTLGACIESVFSSTPAIAFSMDYGQDNIVQETAIFFIKKIVDFVEKNPLPEGIYLNVNIPNKPISSIKGIKITRLGRRRYKNRVNLADDNIKNVYKIYGQLIKEYETNTDSWALDNDYVSITPFKIDNTDYDNIDYFKVLSDN